The proteins below come from a single Caulobacter segnis ATCC 21756 genomic window:
- the yidC gene encoding membrane protein insertase YidC, which translates to MQNDNKNTLMFIVSAFAILIGYQFFILGPQQKKAEAEMRAKKAAQQQTAAQAGVPLDANGNPAPLRLSRDQAKAQSPRIVVDTPALSGSIALKGGRIDDLFLRKYAETTAKNSPPVELFRPEGAEHAWFADFGWAGANLPGLPDSRTVWTAAPGQVLRPNSPVTLTYDNGMGLTFTRVIAVDDQAMFSVTDSVKNNGTAAFQLAPYATVQRQGITDHLGKTQIVHEGAIGVLGSGKDQKLELAKYQKWKKDKPLTTFDSVGGWAGITDKYWLAALIPGQTEAIKAQYRVTNVAGVDVYDVNFVGPTQALNPGATLTQTTRLFAGAKTVPLLRKYQYGGAKPPAWWEFWSNAKAEIPRFDWAVDWGMFSMFTRPIFNVLEIFYKMVGNFGLAILALTVLLKLILYPMADKSYESMAKMKKIAPEVEKLKAKHKDDPAKQQQEMMALYQKEKINPMMGCLPMLIQIPVFYALYKVLTVTIEMRHAPFFGWIQDLSARDPSTIFNLFGAIPWDPATAPLIGGFLGGPLHIGVWPLLYGFTMWLTTAMNPPAGDPIQQKIFQLFPIIFTFTLSQFAVGLVIYWCWSNVLTIVQQYVMMRRYKVENPIDRIIARLQGKAVSTT; encoded by the coding sequence CGCCAACGGCAATCCCGCCCCGCTGCGCCTGTCGCGCGATCAAGCCAAGGCTCAGAGCCCGCGCATCGTGGTCGACACCCCGGCCCTGTCGGGCTCGATCGCGCTAAAGGGCGGCCGCATCGACGACCTCTTCCTGCGCAAGTACGCCGAGACGACCGCCAAGAACTCGCCGCCGGTCGAGCTGTTCCGCCCCGAGGGCGCCGAACACGCCTGGTTCGCCGATTTCGGCTGGGCCGGCGCCAACCTGCCGGGCCTGCCCGACAGCCGCACCGTCTGGACCGCCGCGCCGGGCCAGGTGCTGCGTCCCAATTCGCCGGTGACGCTGACCTATGACAACGGCATGGGCCTGACCTTCACCCGCGTGATCGCCGTCGACGACCAGGCGATGTTCTCGGTCACCGACAGCGTCAAGAACAACGGGACGGCCGCCTTCCAGCTGGCCCCCTACGCCACCGTCCAGCGCCAGGGCATCACCGACCACCTGGGCAAGACCCAGATCGTCCACGAAGGCGCCATCGGCGTCCTGGGCTCGGGCAAGGACCAGAAGCTGGAACTGGCCAAGTACCAGAAGTGGAAGAAGGACAAGCCGCTCACGACCTTCGACTCGGTCGGCGGCTGGGCCGGCATCACCGACAAGTACTGGCTGGCGGCCCTGATCCCCGGCCAGACCGAGGCCATCAAGGCTCAGTACCGCGTGACCAATGTGGCCGGCGTCGACGTCTACGACGTCAACTTCGTCGGCCCGACCCAGGCCCTGAACCCGGGCGCCACCCTGACCCAGACCACCCGCCTGTTCGCCGGCGCCAAGACCGTGCCGCTGCTGCGCAAGTATCAGTACGGCGGCGCCAAGCCGCCGGCGTGGTGGGAGTTCTGGAGCAACGCCAAGGCCGAGATCCCGCGCTTCGACTGGGCCGTGGACTGGGGCATGTTCTCCATGTTCACCCGCCCGATCTTCAACGTGCTGGAGATCTTCTACAAAATGGTCGGCAACTTCGGCCTGGCCATCCTGGCGCTGACCGTCCTGCTCAAGCTCATCCTCTATCCGATGGCGGACAAGAGCTATGAGTCCATGGCCAAGATGAAGAAGATCGCCCCCGAGGTCGAAAAGCTGAAGGCCAAGCACAAGGACGATCCGGCCAAGCAGCAGCAGGAGATGATGGCGCTGTATCAGAAGGAGAAGATCAACCCGATGATGGGCTGCCTTCCGATGCTGATCCAGATCCCGGTCTTCTACGCCCTGTACAAGGTGCTGACCGTCACCATCGAAATGCGCCACGCGCCGTTCTTCGGCTGGATCCAGGACCTGTCGGCCCGCGACCCGTCGACGATCTTCAACCTGTTCGGCGCGATCCCGTGGGATCCGGCCACGGCCCCGCTGATCGGCGGCTTCCTGGGCGGTCCGCTGCACATCGGCGTCTGGCCGCTGCTGTACGGCTTCACCATGTGGCTGACGACGGCGATGAACCCGCCGGCCGGCGACCCCATCCAGCAGAAGATCTTCCAGCTGTTCCCGATCATCTTCACCTTCACCCTGTCGCAGTTCGCGGTGGGCCTGGTGATCTACTGGTGCTGGAGCAACGTGCTCACCATCGTCCAGCAGTACGTGATGATGCGCCGCTACAAGGTCGAAAACCCGATCGACCGCATCATCGCGCGCCTGCAGGGCAAAGCCGTAAGCACGACCTGA
- the yihA gene encoding ribosome biogenesis GTP-binding protein YihA/YsxC produces the protein MSEDPIFTPPLFSDEEIETARVFFAQPVSFIMGAVRMDAMPAPDLPEVAFAGRSNVGKSSLINGLVNQKYLARASNEPGRTREINFFLLAEQVRLVDLPGYGFARVSRSIADKFQDLGRAYLRGRANLKRVYVLIDARHGLKKVDLEALDALDVAAVSYQIVLTKSDKIKPAEVDKVVADTLKAIAKRPAAFPRVLATSSEKGLGLPELRAEIVRVCIDE, from the coding sequence ATGAGCGAGGACCCGATCTTCACCCCGCCGCTTTTCAGCGACGAAGAGATCGAGACGGCGCGGGTGTTCTTCGCCCAGCCGGTCTCGTTCATCATGGGCGCGGTGCGCATGGACGCCATGCCCGCGCCGGACCTGCCGGAAGTGGCCTTCGCCGGCCGCTCCAACGTCGGCAAGTCCAGCCTGATCAACGGCCTGGTGAACCAGAAGTACCTAGCCCGGGCCTCGAACGAGCCGGGCCGCACGCGGGAGATCAACTTCTTCCTGCTGGCCGAGCAGGTGCGCCTGGTCGACTTGCCGGGCTACGGCTTCGCGCGCGTCTCGCGCTCGATCGCCGACAAGTTCCAGGACCTGGGCCGCGCCTACCTGCGCGGCCGCGCCAACCTCAAGCGCGTCTATGTGCTGATCGACGCCCGCCATGGCCTCAAGAAGGTCGATCTCGAGGCGCTGGACGCCCTGGACGTGGCGGCGGTCTCCTACCAGATCGTCCTGACCAAGTCCGACAAGATCAAGCCGGCCGAGGTCGACAAGGTCGTCGCCGACACGCTGAAGGCCATCGCCAAGCGCCCGGCCGCCTTCCCGCGCGTCCTGGCCACCTCGTCCGAAAAGGGCCTGGGCCTGCCGGAGCTGCGCGCCGAGATCGTTCGGGTCTGCATCGACGAGTGA
- a CDS encoding ASCH/PUA domain-containing protein, whose translation MHRHELKTWPKYFAAVRSGQKRFEIRRNDREFKVGDILVLREFDPSTDTYTGQSEERQITFLLSEEDYGGVIHGFVAIGFGDVAPHPDAADDLTPEALADWHEAAASQAALRAQEARKVSESYAESNMGVARDRHAAVADAAEAEAGFHAAAARIVRKG comes from the coding sequence ATGCATCGCCACGAACTGAAGACCTGGCCCAAGTACTTCGCCGCCGTCCGCTCGGGCCAGAAGCGCTTCGAGATCCGCCGCAACGACCGCGAGTTCAAGGTCGGCGACATCCTGGTGCTGCGCGAGTTCGACCCGTCCACCGACACCTACACCGGCCAGTCGGAAGAGCGGCAGATCACCTTCCTGCTGTCGGAAGAAGACTACGGCGGGGTGATCCACGGCTTCGTGGCCATCGGCTTCGGCGACGTCGCGCCGCATCCGGACGCGGCCGACGACCTGACGCCCGAAGCCCTGGCCGACTGGCACGAGGCGGCCGCCTCGCAAGCCGCCCTGCGCGCCCAGGAGGCCCGCAAGGTCTCGGAGAGCTACGCCGAAAGCAACATGGGCGTGGCCCGCGACCGCCACGCGGCCGTCGCCGACGCCGCCGAGGCCGAAGCCGGCTTCCACGCGGCCGCCGCGCGGATCGTGCGCAAGGGGTAG
- a CDS encoding chemotaxis protein CheW, translating into MTDTTAPALELISFCIGEQEFCIDVKTVREIRGWTPATPIPHAPAYLRGVINLRGAIMPVIDLRNRLGLGVTIPETRHVIVVVECQDRLAGILVDAVSETFTVPRDSLQPAPDVGVDELRYIQAIISMENRLITYLRMDDVFPAVVHEAA; encoded by the coding sequence ATGACCGACACCACCGCGCCTGCTCTGGAGCTGATCTCGTTCTGCATCGGCGAGCAGGAATTCTGCATCGATGTGAAGACCGTCCGCGAGATCCGCGGCTGGACCCCGGCCACCCCGATCCCCCATGCTCCGGCCTACCTGCGCGGCGTCATCAACCTGCGCGGCGCGATCATGCCGGTCATCGACCTGCGCAACCGCCTGGGCCTGGGCGTCACCATCCCCGAGACCCGCCACGTCATCGTCGTGGTCGAGTGCCAGGACCGCTTGGCCGGCATCCTGGTGGACGCCGTGTCGGAGACCTTCACGGTGCCGCGCGACAGCCTGCAGCCGGCCCCGGACGTCGGCGTCGACGAGCTGCGCTACATCCAGGCCATCATCTCGATGGAAAACCGCCTGATCACCTACCTGCGCATGGACGACGTGTTCCCCGCGGTGGTGCACGAAGCGGCTTGA
- the cydX gene encoding cytochrome bd-I oxidase subunit CydX yields MWYFTWILGLGLAVAFGVLNGVWYEFNLADDGDEGLSEP; encoded by the coding sequence ATGTGGTATTTCACCTGGATCCTGGGCCTGGGCCTGGCCGTCGCCTTCGGCGTGCTGAACGGCGTCTGGTACGAATTCAACCTGGCCGACGACGGCGACGAGGGGCTGTCTGAGCCCTAG
- the cydB gene encoding cytochrome d ubiquinol oxidase subunit II encodes MDIPVDFATLRVIWWALVGILLIGFALTDGFDMGVGALLPFVAKTDEERRMVINTVGATWEGNQVWFILGGGAIFAAWPFVYAISFSGFYLAMFVVLTAMILRPVGFKYRSKRADPRWRSFWDWALFVGGFVPVLCFGVALGNVLQGAPFRLDGDLRAFYEGSFIGLFSPFALLCGLLSVAMLVLHGAAWITVKGEEGPVAERARRIGEIAGLASIVLFAAGGFWVAFGGLGFRIEGLADAAGPSNPLRGAAAVKAPGAWLDNYGRHGWTIVAPVLGFAGAALALLGLRAKSAWMAFAGSSASTAGIIGTVGLSMFPFILPSSFDPRSSLTVWNASSSHLTLFVMLIVTIVFLPLVLLYTAWVYKVLWGRSTTGALVTNPDLY; translated from the coding sequence ATGGATATCCCCGTCGATTTCGCCACGCTTCGCGTCATCTGGTGGGCCCTGGTCGGGATCCTCCTGATCGGCTTCGCCCTCACCGACGGCTTCGACATGGGCGTCGGCGCCCTGTTGCCGTTCGTCGCCAAGACCGATGAGGAGCGGCGGATGGTGATCAACACCGTCGGCGCCACCTGGGAAGGAAACCAGGTGTGGTTCATCCTGGGCGGGGGCGCGATCTTCGCGGCCTGGCCCTTCGTCTACGCCATCAGCTTCTCGGGTTTCTATCTGGCGATGTTCGTGGTCCTGACGGCCATGATCCTGCGCCCCGTGGGCTTCAAGTACCGGTCCAAGCGCGCCGACCCGCGCTGGCGCTCGTTCTGGGACTGGGCGCTGTTCGTCGGCGGCTTCGTGCCGGTGCTGTGCTTCGGCGTGGCCCTGGGCAACGTGCTGCAAGGCGCGCCCTTCCGCCTCGACGGCGACCTGCGCGCCTTCTACGAGGGCTCGTTCATTGGCCTCTTCTCGCCGTTCGCCCTGCTGTGCGGCCTGCTGTCGGTGGCCATGCTGGTGCTGCACGGCGCGGCCTGGATCACGGTGAAGGGCGAGGAAGGCCCCGTCGCCGAGCGCGCCCGCCGCATCGGCGAGATCGCCGGCCTGGCCAGCATCGTGCTGTTCGCGGCCGGCGGCTTCTGGGTCGCCTTCGGGGGCCTCGGCTTCCGGATCGAGGGCCTGGCCGACGCGGCCGGTCCGTCCAACCCGCTGCGCGGCGCGGCCGCGGTCAAGGCGCCGGGCGCCTGGCTCGACAACTACGGCCGGCATGGCTGGACCATCGTCGCCCCCGTGCTGGGCTTCGCGGGCGCGGCCTTGGCGTTGCTGGGCTTGCGAGCCAAGTCCGCCTGGATGGCGTTCGCCGGCTCGTCGGCCTCGACCGCCGGCATCATCGGCACGGTGGGCTTGTCGATGTTCCCGTTCATCCTGCCCAGCAGCTTCGACCCCCGGTCGAGCCTGACGGTCTGGAACGCCTCGTCCTCGCACCTGACGCTCTTCGTCATGCTGATCGTGACGATCGTCTTCCTGCCGCTGGTGCTGCTGTACACCGCGTGGGTCTACAAGGTCCTGTGGGGCCGTAGCACCACCGGCGCGCTCGTCACCAACCCCGATCTCTACTGA
- a CDS encoding cytochrome ubiquinol oxidase subunit I: MDPAVIDLSRLQFALTALYHFLFVPLTLGLSFMLVIMESIYVMTKRPIWRTVTRFWGTLFGINFVLGVATGITMEFQFGMNWSYYSHYVGDIFGAPLAIEGLMAFFLEATFVGLMFFGWDKLSRVGHLFVTFMVALGTNLSALWILVANGWMQNPMGAVFNPDTMRMEVSSFRDVLFNPVAQAKFVHTVSAGYVIASVFVLGISAYYLLKGKYAGVAKRSMTVAAAFGLASSLSVVVLGDESGYALTDNQKMKLAALEAMWETEPAPAGLTAFGIPSLADRKTHHEIKIPYVLGVIATRSFDKPVEGIFQLVAKAQSRIESGVIAYGAVEALKVNPNDVAARATFEQHRRDLGYGLLLKRYVADPRQASPDLIQKAAWDTVPPVPVMFWAFRIMAGIGFLMIALFATAFLLVTLRKHDTKWFLYLAVAALPLPWISTELGWVLAEVGRQPWAVEGVLPTFLGASSLTVPQLLTSIAVFTLLYGGLAVVEVGLILKTIKKGPFAQHEPAPDGSVEAEPAVA, translated from the coding sequence ATGGACCCCGCGGTTATCGACCTCTCGCGACTGCAGTTCGCGCTGACGGCCCTCTACCACTTCCTGTTCGTGCCCCTGACGCTGGGGCTCTCCTTCATGCTGGTCATCATGGAGAGCATCTACGTCATGACCAAGCGCCCGATCTGGCGCACGGTCACGCGGTTCTGGGGGACGCTGTTCGGCATCAATTTCGTGCTGGGCGTGGCGACCGGGATCACCATGGAATTCCAGTTCGGGATGAACTGGTCCTACTACTCCCACTATGTCGGGGACATATTCGGCGCGCCGCTGGCGATCGAGGGCCTGATGGCCTTCTTCCTCGAGGCGACCTTCGTTGGCCTGATGTTCTTCGGCTGGGACAAGCTTTCCAGGGTCGGCCACCTGTTCGTCACCTTCATGGTGGCGCTGGGCACCAACCTGTCGGCGCTGTGGATCCTGGTGGCCAACGGCTGGATGCAGAACCCGATGGGCGCGGTGTTCAATCCCGACACGATGCGCATGGAGGTCTCCAGCTTCCGTGACGTGCTGTTCAATCCGGTGGCCCAGGCCAAGTTCGTCCACACGGTCAGCGCGGGGTACGTGATCGCCTCGGTCTTCGTGCTGGGGATCTCGGCCTACTACCTGCTGAAGGGCAAGTACGCGGGCGTGGCCAAGCGCTCGATGACGGTGGCGGCGGCCTTCGGTCTGGCGTCGTCCCTGTCGGTGGTCGTGCTGGGCGACGAGAGCGGCTACGCCTTGACCGACAACCAGAAAATGAAGCTCGCGGCCCTAGAGGCCATGTGGGAGACCGAGCCCGCGCCGGCCGGCCTGACGGCCTTCGGCATCCCCAGCCTCGCCGACCGCAAGACCCACCACGAGATCAAGATCCCCTACGTGCTGGGCGTGATCGCCACCCGCAGCTTCGACAAGCCGGTGGAGGGCATCTTCCAGCTGGTCGCCAAGGCGCAGAGCCGCATCGAGTCCGGCGTCATCGCCTACGGCGCGGTCGAGGCGCTGAAGGTCAACCCGAACGACGTGGCCGCGCGGGCGACCTTCGAGCAGCACCGTCGCGACCTGGGCTATGGCTTGCTGCTGAAGCGCTATGTCGCCGATCCGCGGCAGGCCTCGCCCGATCTGATCCAGAAGGCGGCCTGGGATACGGTGCCGCCGGTGCCGGTGATGTTCTGGGCCTTCCGGATCATGGCCGGGATCGGCTTCCTGATGATCGCCCTGTTCGCCACGGCCTTCCTGCTGGTCACCCTGCGCAAGCATGACACCAAGTGGTTCCTGTATCTGGCCGTGGCGGCCCTCCCGCTGCCGTGGATCTCGACCGAGCTGGGCTGGGTCCTGGCCGAGGTCGGGCGCCAGCCCTGGGCCGTGGAGGGCGTGCTGCCCACCTTCCTGGGCGCGTCCAGCCTCACCGTCCCGCAGCTGCTGACCAGCATCGCGGTCTTCACCCTGCTTTACGGCGGCCTGGCCGTGGTCGAGGTCGGCCTGATCCTCAAGACCATCAAGAAGGGCCCCTTCGCCCAGCACGAGCCGGCGCCCGACGGATCCGTCGAAGCCGAACCGGCCGTGGCCTAA
- the cydD gene encoding thiol reductant ABC exporter subunit CydD, producing MGSGIVQIDHPRVSKAWLKRRDRTAGPALRRAQGVSLLDGLAAIGFAAGLAFGADALANPRDPLIFFACLAGVLAAMLLRAALAYASARTGAEAAAEAKAGLRAELARAVFGGPRRSAGEATTALVEGVEAMDGYFARFLPTRLSAAALPLVMIAAAAIASPICAAIMLATLIPFVGAMILAGSAAAAESRAQFQALERLSGLFLDRVRALPVVLAFEAEGTTTTALGRSASALAERTLKVLRVAFLSSAALEFFAALSVALVAVYCGFNLLRLLPFPVPEQLDLKRAFFVLALAPEVYAPMRRLAAAYHDRQAAEAAAVRLSTFEEPPPAPTVAPLSAAPAIRFQGVTIRYPEADAPAVAEFDLDIPAGAIVALVGASGAGKSSILNLLLGLSPLTEGRILIDGAERPVTAADIAWAGQSPLILPASIADNIALSRRDAPRAEIEAAARDAGLESALAQRPGGLDFVLDERGSGLSGGERRRLSLARALLKPAPILLLDEPTANLDTAAEAQMLTALRRAAQGRTTLIATHSDAVAALADTVVRL from the coding sequence ATGGGTTCCGGCATAGTACAGATTGACCACCCCCGCGTTTCCAAGGCCTGGCTCAAGCGGCGCGACCGGACCGCTGGCCCCGCCCTGCGCCGAGCCCAGGGCGTCAGCCTGCTGGACGGCCTGGCCGCGATCGGCTTCGCGGCGGGCCTCGCGTTCGGCGCCGACGCCCTCGCCAACCCTCGCGATCCCTTGATCTTTTTCGCCTGCCTGGCCGGCGTTCTGGCGGCCATGCTGCTGCGCGCGGCGCTCGCCTACGCCAGCGCCCGGACCGGGGCGGAAGCGGCCGCCGAGGCCAAGGCCGGCCTGCGCGCGGAGCTGGCGCGCGCGGTGTTCGGCGGCCCCCGCCGCTCGGCCGGCGAGGCGACCACGGCGCTTGTCGAGGGCGTCGAGGCCATGGACGGCTACTTCGCCCGCTTCCTGCCCACCCGCCTGTCCGCCGCCGCCCTGCCGCTGGTGATGATCGCCGCCGCCGCGATCGCCAGCCCGATCTGCGCGGCCATCATGCTGGCCACCCTGATCCCGTTTGTCGGCGCGATGATCCTGGCCGGGAGCGCCGCGGCGGCCGAATCCCGCGCCCAGTTCCAGGCGCTGGAGCGGCTGTCAGGCCTGTTCCTCGACCGCGTCCGCGCCCTGCCGGTCGTCCTGGCCTTCGAGGCCGAAGGGACGACCACGACCGCGCTCGGCCGCTCGGCCTCGGCGCTGGCGGAGCGGACCCTTAAGGTGCTGCGGGTGGCCTTTCTTTCGTCGGCGGCGCTGGAGTTCTTCGCCGCCCTGTCGGTCGCCCTGGTCGCGGTCTACTGCGGCTTCAACCTGCTGCGCCTGCTGCCCTTCCCCGTGCCCGAGCAGTTGGACCTGAAGCGCGCCTTCTTCGTGCTGGCCCTGGCGCCCGAGGTCTACGCCCCGATGCGGCGCCTGGCCGCCGCCTATCACGATCGCCAAGCCGCCGAGGCCGCCGCCGTGCGCCTTTCGACCTTCGAAGAGCCGCCGCCAGCGCCCACCGTCGCGCCGCTGTCGGCCGCGCCGGCCATCCGCTTCCAAGGCGTGACGATCCGCTATCCGGAAGCCGACGCTCCAGCCGTGGCCGAGTTCGACCTCGACATCCCCGCCGGCGCGATCGTCGCCCTGGTCGGGGCCAGCGGCGCGGGCAAGAGCTCGATCCTGAACCTGCTGCTGGGCCTGTCGCCGTTGACCGAGGGGCGGATCCTGATCGACGGCGCCGAGCGTCCGGTGACGGCGGCCGACATCGCGTGGGCGGGCCAGTCGCCGCTGATCCTGCCCGCCTCCATCGCCGACAACATCGCCCTGTCGCGCCGCGACGCCCCCCGCGCCGAGATCGAGGCGGCGGCCCGCGACGCCGGGCTCGAATCCGCCCTGGCCCAGCGCCCCGGCGGCCTCGACTTCGTGCTCGACGAGCGCGGCAGCGGTCTCTCCGGGGGCGAGCGTCGCCGCCTGTCCCTGGCCCGCGCCCTCTTGAAGCCCGCGCCGATCCTGCTGCTGGACGAGCCGACGGCCAATCTCGACACCGCGGCCGAAGCCCAGATGCTGACCGCCCTGCGCCGCGCCGCCCAGGGACGCACGACCCTCATCGCCACCCACTCCGACGCCGTCGCGGCCTTGGCGGACACGGTGGTGCGCCTGTGA